A single region of the Pseudomonas sp. B21-023 genome encodes:
- the hcnA gene encoding cyanide-forming glycine dehydrogenase subunit HcnA, translating to MLERKLDIQPLSGADLTIHLNGTPVVAAPGETVLSVLNAVGLRQVARNDHGQLSGAYCGMGVCHCCLVQIDGRPKRRACQTVVKPGMSIETEVNRVQEEVRP from the coding sequence ATGCTGGAAAGGAAACTCGATATTCAGCCACTGTCGGGCGCCGACCTGACGATTCATCTAAACGGTACCCCGGTGGTTGCCGCACCCGGTGAAACCGTACTGAGCGTCTTGAATGCCGTCGGGCTGCGCCAGGTTGCGCGCAACGATCATGGCCAGCTCAGCGGTGCCTATTGCGGCATGGGGGTCTGCCACTGCTGTCTGGTGCAGATCGACGGCCGACCCAAGCGTCGGGCTTGTCAGACTGTGGTCAAGCCGGGGATGAGCATCGAGACTGAAGTCAACCGAGTGCAAGAGGAGGTTCGCCCATGA
- the gntB gene encoding guanitoxin biosynthesis L-arginine gamma (S) hydroxylase, with protein sequence MNDVNRFKPSAEIKERLRPLYEKDNWHWALGLSLDVAVIALAVYLSLQSPYFYPLTVLMIGSRQRALASLLHEAAHMTLMSHKVLCRLIGEYLLAYPIFQNYEAYRRSHVQLHHHHLGDQDADPDHRYYIDSGLYAASDRLDFLLRHLLKSITLTNTSHYFVYLVKNRAGDVVAKPMQGLKLLAVHLVILALFWYSVGPWGYLLFWLVPYFTAFQVIGWLSEISEHFGMFGVYKDEVKLTRNRFPSLIERLFIGMHGDNYHLTHHLFAGVPFWNLKKAHLVLMDDPSYAEANRGCGGIFTAKGEARSSLAQIFDAYRSGKISAVMTAE encoded by the coding sequence ATGAACGATGTGAACCGATTCAAACCGTCCGCTGAAATCAAGGAGCGCTTGCGTCCTTTATACGAAAAGGACAACTGGCACTGGGCGCTTGGCCTTTCTCTGGATGTGGCCGTCATCGCGCTCGCGGTGTACCTGAGCCTGCAAAGCCCGTATTTCTATCCGCTGACCGTACTGATGATCGGCTCACGTCAGCGCGCGCTCGCTTCGTTGTTGCACGAAGCGGCGCACATGACCTTGATGAGCCACAAAGTGCTCTGCCGGCTGATCGGCGAATACTTGCTTGCCTACCCGATCTTCCAGAACTACGAAGCGTATCGCCGCTCCCACGTGCAACTGCATCATCATCACCTGGGGGACCAGGACGCCGATCCCGACCACAGGTACTACATCGATTCTGGTCTGTATGCCGCGAGTGATCGGCTCGACTTTCTCCTGCGTCACCTGCTCAAGAGCATCACGCTGACCAACACCTCGCATTATTTCGTCTACCTGGTGAAAAACCGCGCTGGTGATGTTGTGGCCAAGCCCATGCAGGGCCTCAAACTGCTGGCCGTGCACCTGGTGATCCTGGCCCTGTTCTGGTACTCGGTGGGGCCCTGGGGTTACCTGCTGTTCTGGCTTGTGCCGTACTTCACCGCGTTTCAGGTGATCGGCTGGCTTTCCGAGATATCCGAGCACTTCGGTATGTTCGGGGTATACAAGGATGAAGTGAAGTTGACCCGCAATCGCTTCCCCAGCCTCATCGAGCGCTTGTTCATTGGCATGCATGGCGACAACTATCACCTTACGCACCACCTTTTTGCCGGCGTGCCCTTCTGGAACCTCAAGAAGGCGCACCTGGTACTGATGGACGATCCCAGCTACGCAGAGGCGAACCGTGGTTGTGGCGGAATCTTCACCGCCAAAGGCGAAGCCAGATCCAGCCTTGCCCAGATCTTCGATGCCTATAGAAGCGGTAAGATCAGCGCGGTAATGACCGCCGAGTGA
- a CDS encoding aminotransferase class V-fold PLP-dependent enzyme yields the protein MIHFNTAGAGLLSAHALEAMQGFLQRERDQGGYEAELACAQVLDNELYHNIARLIGAQPGDIALFDSATKAWVTALDALDWHVGDRVLVTPYEYAGNLIALEHLRQRHGVAVDVIPLLENGDLDLAWLAEHLRDDVKLVSIVHVPSCCGIVNDVEAVGRLLRGHPCVFFVDACQSLGMLPIDVQAIGCDVLTAAGRKFLCGPRGTGFAYLSEAFRAVAKPRFTDLHRATFSVANGVSLDQRDARCFEYAERNSAAFIGLNIAVQERLAGGYVDDCAAYRFLVQALEGNAQLRLIAPGARQRGIVSFFHAGVPAPEVVSRLRVNGINCWAGYAAHTPYFMSDRGGPRFVRVSLGSASTVSQAEQFVHLLRNIHQ from the coding sequence ATGATTCACTTTAATACCGCCGGCGCGGGGCTATTGTCGGCGCACGCGTTGGAGGCAATGCAGGGGTTTCTGCAACGCGAACGGGATCAAGGTGGTTACGAGGCCGAGCTGGCCTGCGCGCAAGTGTTGGACAATGAGCTCTACCACAACATCGCCCGCCTCATCGGGGCGCAGCCCGGCGACATCGCGCTGTTCGACAGCGCGACGAAGGCCTGGGTGACGGCGCTCGACGCACTGGATTGGCACGTCGGTGACCGTGTCCTGGTAACGCCCTACGAGTATGCGGGCAATCTCATCGCTCTCGAGCACTTGCGCCAGCGCCATGGGGTGGCGGTCGATGTCATCCCCTTGCTGGAAAACGGCGACCTCGATCTGGCCTGGCTGGCCGAGCATCTGCGCGATGACGTCAAGCTCGTCTCGATCGTCCACGTGCCGTCTTGCTGCGGCATCGTCAATGATGTGGAGGCGGTCGGGAGGCTGCTGCGGGGCCACCCTTGCGTCTTTTTCGTCGACGCCTGCCAGTCGCTGGGGATGTTGCCGATCGATGTCCAGGCCATCGGCTGCGATGTGCTGACAGCTGCCGGGCGCAAGTTTCTCTGTGGCCCCAGAGGCACCGGATTCGCTTACTTGTCCGAGGCGTTTCGGGCCGTTGCAAAGCCGAGGTTCACCGATCTGCACCGGGCGACCTTCAGCGTTGCCAATGGTGTAAGCCTGGATCAGCGCGATGCCCGCTGCTTCGAGTATGCGGAACGCAACAGCGCCGCGTTTATCGGGTTGAACATCGCTGTGCAGGAGCGGCTGGCGGGGGGCTATGTCGATGATTGCGCGGCTTACCGGTTCCTGGTGCAGGCGCTCGAGGGCAATGCGCAGCTGCGCCTGATCGCTCCTGGGGCGCGCCAGCGAGGGATCGTGTCGTTTTTCCATGCAGGGGTTCCGGCACCTGAGGTGGTCAGCAGGCTTCGCGTCAATGGCATCAACTGTTGGGCAGGTTATGCCGCTCACACGCCGTACTTCATGAGTGACCGTGGGGGCCCGCGTTTTGTGCGTGTTTCGCTGGGATCCGCCAGCACCGTTTCACAGGCCGAACAGTTCGTGCACTTGCTGCGAAACATTCACCAGTAA
- a CDS encoding MFS transporter, with product MKQGAAELTLAEGRLYTPPVMLLLSATFILTLARAMTLPYLVVYCAERFGLGVADVGLALGGALMASSLLSLYGGFLVDRFSSYRILLVAGSLFALAFGAAFHTAMLGVFFLAIVVVNLAYAVIDIAVKACIGTLVVAQRRGAVFSVKYTLTNIGFAAGPFLGVMLAKVSPGVPFAAAGLVGAVFVLAYALLGEKLSTPVASAPAEQGFFKVLGYLFKDYRLVCFTLGGLLSVIVFGQFSAYLSQYLLVTSSPEHTYQVINYLVTTNACVVIGLQYLVGSRINQGNLFRMLCLGMLFFLVGLVGFSVAEQVPVWVIAMIVFTVGEIIIIPTEYLFIDYIAPAHLRGIYYGAQNLSNLGAALGPVLCGLALSLYQPQVMFYVLCLCVVLATGFYYMGCKAKEGAHDSL from the coding sequence ATGAAGCAGGGCGCTGCCGAGCTGACGCTGGCCGAGGGCAGGCTGTACACCCCGCCTGTGATGCTGCTGCTGTCGGCCACCTTCATCCTCACCCTGGCGCGGGCAATGACCCTGCCTTATCTGGTGGTCTATTGCGCGGAGCGCTTCGGCCTGGGGGTGGCTGATGTCGGGTTGGCGCTGGGGGGGGCGTTGATGGCGAGCTCCCTTCTCAGCCTGTACGGTGGTTTCCTGGTCGACCGGTTTTCCAGTTATCGGATTCTCCTGGTGGCCGGAAGTCTGTTCGCCCTGGCGTTTGGCGCTGCCTTTCATACCGCCATGCTCGGCGTGTTCTTCCTGGCGATCGTGGTGGTGAACCTCGCCTATGCAGTCATCGATATCGCCGTCAAAGCCTGCATCGGCACACTGGTGGTCGCGCAGCGAAGAGGCGCGGTGTTCTCGGTCAAGTACACACTCACCAATATCGGCTTTGCCGCCGGGCCATTCCTTGGGGTCATGCTTGCCAAGGTAAGCCCTGGGGTACCTTTCGCGGCTGCCGGACTGGTGGGAGCGGTGTTCGTGCTGGCGTATGCCTTGCTGGGCGAAAAGTTATCCACACCCGTTGCCAGCGCCCCGGCCGAGCAGGGGTTCTTCAAGGTGCTCGGGTATCTCTTCAAAGACTATCGCCTGGTGTGCTTCACCTTGGGTGGCCTGCTCAGCGTGATCGTGTTCGGCCAGTTCTCCGCCTACCTGTCCCAATACCTACTGGTCACCAGCAGCCCGGAGCACACCTATCAGGTCATCAACTACCTGGTCACCACCAATGCCTGCGTGGTCATTGGCCTGCAGTACCTGGTGGGCTCGCGGATCAACCAGGGCAATCTTTTTCGCATGCTGTGCCTGGGAATGCTGTTTTTCCTGGTGGGATTGGTCGGCTTCAGCGTCGCCGAGCAAGTGCCGGTTTGGGTGATCGCGATGATCGTGTTCACGGTTGGCGAAATCATCATCATCCCCACCGAATACCTGTTCATCGACTACATCGCTCCTGCGCATCTGCGCGGCATCTACTACGGCGCGCAAAACCTGTCGAACCTGGGGGCTGCGCTGGGGCCGGTGCTCTGCGGGCTGGCGCTTTCGCTGTACCAGCCACAGGTCATGTTCTATGTGCTGTGCCTGTGTGTGGTACTGGCGACGGGTTTCTACTACATGGGTTGCAAGGCCAAGGAGGGTGCGCATGATTCACTTTAA
- a CDS encoding ATP-grasp domain-containing protein: protein MIYKKNVVLVVDAYSIGSLIAPAFISRGYECIHVRSTDNVNAFYESWFRATDFIADLHYQTDATLDEALSQYKVQFVLAGCEFGVELAAHLASHFNVARHNDPAHAIRWRNKYEMHEALKGAGVRSIKHFRSAELAEIQAWIEQQDLFPVVLKPINSAGSDNIHICTDSAEVAHAFATIKSSRNIFLAQNEQVLVQQYLDNSDFFSELKSDKGRDVDIEYCVNTVSVDGQHFVSEIIRVYRTRIGAAPVHDYNQLMCPVDNQDVYRRLSEYVFSVLDALGIQQGVGHSELMIVNDEPVLLETAARMPGGIDLSAYTRALGHNQLNLWVESLINPQGFLEYRAQPRKKLYFHSSCVFLIARASGTIRQRPDISVWKHIPGLHSIKIQHEGVLSETNSLENSPGHVFILDKDRSSIQDSIQLLREAEPAIYQGMLA, encoded by the coding sequence ATGATCTACAAGAAGAACGTAGTGCTGGTGGTGGATGCCTATTCCATCGGCAGCCTGATCGCCCCGGCATTCATTTCACGCGGCTACGAGTGCATTCATGTGCGTTCGACCGACAACGTCAACGCGTTCTACGAGTCGTGGTTCCGGGCAACGGACTTCATCGCCGATCTGCATTACCAGACCGACGCCACGCTCGATGAAGCGCTGAGCCAGTACAAGGTGCAGTTCGTCCTCGCAGGGTGCGAGTTCGGCGTCGAGCTGGCGGCTCATCTGGCGTCGCATTTCAATGTCGCGCGGCACAACGATCCCGCGCACGCGATTCGCTGGAGAAACAAGTATGAAATGCACGAAGCCCTCAAGGGGGCGGGGGTGCGTTCCATCAAGCATTTCCGTTCGGCGGAGTTGGCCGAGATCCAGGCATGGATCGAACAGCAGGATCTCTTCCCCGTTGTATTGAAACCCATCAACAGTGCGGGTTCCGACAACATCCACATCTGTACCGATTCTGCCGAGGTGGCTCACGCCTTCGCGACCATCAAGTCCAGTCGCAACATTTTCCTGGCGCAAAACGAACAGGTTTTGGTGCAGCAGTATCTGGACAACTCCGACTTCTTCTCCGAACTGAAGTCGGACAAGGGTAGGGACGTCGATATCGAATACTGCGTCAACACGGTCAGCGTGGACGGCCAGCATTTCGTCAGTGAGATCATTCGCGTGTACCGCACCCGCATCGGTGCCGCGCCCGTGCATGACTACAACCAACTGATGTGCCCGGTCGACAATCAGGACGTGTACCGCCGGTTGTCCGAGTATGTCTTCTCGGTGCTGGATGCCTTGGGTATCCAGCAAGGGGTCGGGCACAGCGAACTGATGATCGTCAACGACGAGCCGGTTTTGCTCGAGACTGCCGCCCGGATGCCAGGGGGGATCGACCTGTCGGCCTATACCCGGGCCCTGGGGCACAACCAGCTCAATCTCTGGGTGGAGTCGCTGATCAATCCACAAGGCTTCCTGGAGTACCGGGCCCAACCCAGGAAGAAACTGTACTTCCACTCCAGCTGTGTCTTCCTCATTGCCCGTGCCAGCGGAACCATCAGGCAGCGCCCAGATATTTCGGTGTGGAAGCACATCCCTGGGTTGCACAGCATCAAGATCCAGCATGAGGGCGTGCTCAGCGAGACGAATTCGCTGGAGAACTCTCCAGGGCATGTATTCATCCTGGACAAGGACCGCTCTTCGATTCAGGACAGCATCCAGCTGTTGCGAGAGGCCGAACCGGCCATCTATCAGGGCATGCTGGCATGA
- a CDS encoding low specificity L-threonine aldolase yields the protein MFIDLRSDTVTKPTEGMRKAIYEAEVGDDCFGEDPSVSALERYCADYFQKEAALFTTGGTLSNQLAIKAMTRPGDEIFLDASYHINFYESASTSAFSGVNFSLTQHDDGLFDVADLERLHASKCRWSQNYATPRVVVVENTLGCKGGGIFPLEQMNQVFAYAQRIGAYRYLDGARILHASIATGIDVTSYTDNADLLSMCLSKGLGAPVGSIMMGSRELIQQAKKYRKWFGGDQHQSGMMAAAGLYAMRNNIERLAEDHEHAALLHAQFAEVEEARSGYKGTNMVTLDISRLGVTPMRFAELLKDRGVGALPYNDKEIRLVPHINIDRAQIIKAAELIKTQVGELAHAKEAVK from the coding sequence ATGTTCATTGACCTCAGAAGCGATACTGTAACAAAGCCCACAGAGGGTATGCGCAAGGCAATCTACGAGGCCGAGGTCGGTGATGATTGCTTTGGTGAAGACCCCAGTGTCAGCGCGCTGGAAAGATATTGTGCGGACTACTTCCAGAAGGAAGCCGCGCTGTTTACCACCGGTGGCACGTTGAGCAATCAATTGGCGATCAAGGCCATGACGCGGCCGGGCGACGAGATCTTCCTGGATGCGTCCTATCACATCAACTTCTATGAATCCGCTTCGACTTCGGCCTTCTCCGGGGTGAACTTTTCCCTGACCCAGCATGACGATGGCTTGTTCGATGTAGCGGACCTGGAGCGACTCCATGCCTCCAAATGCCGTTGGAGCCAGAACTATGCGACGCCTCGTGTCGTGGTGGTGGAAAACACCCTGGGTTGCAAAGGCGGCGGCATCTTTCCGCTCGAGCAGATGAACCAGGTGTTTGCCTATGCCCAGCGTATCGGCGCGTACCGCTACCTGGATGGCGCGCGCATCCTGCATGCGTCAATTGCCACCGGTATCGATGTGACGTCGTACACCGACAATGCCGACCTGCTGTCCATGTGCCTTTCCAAAGGCCTCGGTGCTCCAGTCGGATCGATCATGATGGGGTCGCGTGAGCTTATCCAGCAAGCCAAGAAGTACCGCAAGTGGTTCGGCGGCGACCAACACCAGAGTGGAATGATGGCTGCGGCAGGCCTTTATGCCATGCGCAACAACATCGAGCGCCTGGCCGAGGACCACGAGCACGCGGCGCTGTTGCATGCCCAGTTCGCCGAAGTTGAAGAAGCGCGCTCGGGTTACAAAGGGACCAACATGGTCACCCTCGACATTTCCCGCCTTGGGGTCACGCCGATGCGGTTTGCCGAGCTGCTCAAGGATCGTGGCGTGGGGGCACTCCCCTACAACGACAAGGAAATCCGCCTGGTTCCCCACATCAATATCGATCGGGCACAGATCATCAAGGCCGCAGAGTTGATCAAGACCCAGGTAGGTGAACTCGCCCATGCCAAGGAGGCCGTGAAATGA